The following are from one region of the Cherax quadricarinatus isolate ZL_2023a chromosome 2, ASM3850222v1, whole genome shotgun sequence genome:
- the LOC128695626 gene encoding uncharacterized protein translates to MMAQTPRGGHEIPLVDMGQLGLGCDNITQEEWQRVAGELHEVFTNIGFAYLSNHGIPSDQLNHVIKSSAAFFDLNEKTKNLFARDPETQQGYVAVDRESLHAESKVHELREAYDLRNIDGIFPDEPVPSLRQAVVSFLQSCQALTTRILVALALGLGLEKNFFTSLHKEICSNNNMSCLRLLHYPPVPDNIPENTIRCGAHTDYGTITLLFQDHLGGLQVHDRNGDWVEATPIPDTILINVGDLLQFWTADKFIATEHRVVIPREERLQKTPRRSVVFFVHPDNSVLITPLDGSSTYQPISAAAHTLNRFKSTYNY, encoded by the exons GTCTGGGGTGCGACAACATCACCCAGGAGGAGTGGCAGAGGGTGGCGGGAGAGCTGCATGAAGTCTTTACCAATATTGGCTTCGCTTACCTTAGCAACCACGGCATTCCCAGCGATCAG TTGAATCATGTCATCAAGTCAAGCGCTGCGTTCTTTGACTTGAACGAAAAGACGAAGAACCTCTTTGCACGAGACCCAGAGACACAGCAAGGATATGTTGCAGTTGACAGAGAATC GCTGCATGCAGAGAGTAAAGTCCATGAGCTGCGTGAGGCCTACGACCTGAGGAACATTGACGGCATATTTCCTGATGAGCCTGTGCCTTCCCTGCGGCAGGCCGTGGTCTCATTCTTGCAGTCCTGCCAGGCACTCACTACTAGGATCCTCGTTGCACTCGCTCTTGGCCTAG GGTTAGAAAAGAACTTCTTCACTTCTCTCCACAAGGAAATATGCAGCAATAACAACATGTCATGTTTACGTCTTCTGCATTACCCACCCGTGCCAGACAACATCCCTGAGAACACCATCCGTTGTGGTGCACATACTGACTACGGCACCATTACCCTTCTTTTCCAGGACCATCTTGGTGGCCTCCAG GTTCATGATCGGAACGGGGACTGGGTTGAGGCTACCCCTATCCCTGACACTATCCTCATCAACGTGGGTGATCTTCTCCAATTCTGGACTGCTGACAAGTTCATTGCTACG GAGCACCGAGTAGTGATTCCCAGAGAGGAGCGCCTCCAGAAGACACCACGTCGATCCGTTGTTTTCTTCGTCCACCCAGACAACTCCGTCCTCATCACACCTCTTGACGGCTCTTCCACCTACCAGCCCATCTCTGCCGCCGCCCACACTCTCAACAGATTCAAAAGCACCTATAATTACTAA